ccacccctcccctcttgTCTCCACCATCCTCGGGGGAATAATCCCACACGAGGGACAGTGTCCTGTCTTGGGTGTCCTTTCTCTGGCGGCTGAGTGGGGCCTTCCCACTCCTCTCACACTATTACATTCAttcaggaggagggaagggaggataaTGGCCTCTGGCCACCGCAGGTCCCCTGcactcccctctgctccccagccCTCGATCAGCCGAGGTTGGGTCACAGAGCCTTGCTGGGAAACTCTGGGGTGTCCTCCCCAGCACTCTGCACGTCCCTGTGGCCTTTCTCTTCCAGCCTGATCCTCACCCCATTCTCCCAAAGTGGTGCCTTTGGCTCCAGACAGGAAAGGGGAGGTGTGAGGGGTGGGCCCTAGGCAGGTGTCGCCTGTGCCAGGTTTGTGGGACTGGGAGCCAGGTCTCCTCTGGCCCTGCCTGAAGCTAGCACTGCCCTTGCCTTCCTGTTAGCAATTGACCACCTGAATTGGAGGTCCTGTTCCTTGGCTGGGCTTCAGGGCACATGTGGGCAAGGGTGTGGAGCCACCCGTCCCCAAGGCACTGGCAGGAATGCTCAGGGCCTAGAACCTGAGGGGAGAGCCCTGAGTGCAGCTGAGAGGTGGGACACATCCTCTGGGCCAGTGCCCAGTGGGGCCCTCACCCTGCCCCGCTTCCTTCCTCATCCTGCAGAGTGAAGTCAGAGGCCATCATTGCCCACCGTGAACCCAAAGAAGAGGTGGAGGATGTAAGCAGCTATCTCTGTACAGAATTGGTATATTCCACTATTAACATGTGGGCATGGGGGGTGGGCAGTGTGGGCGGGCTTCCCGGGGATGTGCTAGTTCTTCTGGGTCTCTGGGTCCTCCTCACACCTCCTGTGTGATGACTGCACCCAGCAGCAGCCCCCCTGCCCCACTGACTTTGTGCGGTCAGAACCAGCCCCCTCTCTGCGGGATGCCCCCTCTCACCTAGGTCCTAGCAGATGTGGGTTGCACTGTCACAAGGGGGTCTCCCTGCTTACCGGCCCAGCTGCTGCCCCCCAGACAGAACAGTTTGAGTACCTGAGGCCCTCAGATGCCTCATCTGTCTTCACAAACCCGCAGAGATGCATGGAATGTTCTGAGGAAAGCCCTAGGAGTGGCTGTAGGGAAGGGTTTGTAGGGGTCTTTGCCCTTCCCAGGTCCTCTCCAGAATAGGGGCCCCAGCCCAGCGACCTGGCCGCCTTCCTTACAGAGAGAGCAGGCATGGGTCCTTTAAGCCAAGGTGAAGTTTGGACGCCGACCTCACCACTCATCCACTGTTATTTTGGGGGTTGTGGGATGCACGTTAACAGGATGCCGATCCCATAGCAGGCACTTGGGAAACTGTAGCTGTTCACCTTGCCCATCCTGCGCAGCCCCTCATCTCCAAATGCTCTAGGAAAGAAACAAAGCCACAGGTGTATTAGGCAGCTGCGGCTCCTCAAGGCCCTCCCACTTGGGCATGGAGGGCACCCGATTGGTGCCTTGACCTCCTGGTGGGGGGCCTGGGGCTGCCAACGCTCCTGTGAGCTCCGAGTGCCGGTGGTGGGGGCACTAGGGGAGggcagcccagggcagggctgcgTAAGGAGACAGTCCTGCCAGGGACAGCAGATCCCATGCAGATCCACCAGTACCTCAAGTGTCCAGCTCCGAGGCAGTGACCGGGGTCCTGCTCGCCAGACCTTCCCCAGAACCTTTCTTCCTGCTATGCCACTGTGGGCCAGTCCCACCTGTTAGCATTGACCGGTGGCATTTGGGATTGCCAGGGTGTCTGGGAGCTTGTAGGAAAACACACTGTGTGTGTTGTACCCCTCGAGTGTGTCATGTGACCTTCTGGAAAGAAGGGGGGCCTTTTCGGGGTGGTGGCTCCTGTTCCtgtgcccacccctccccaccgtGTTTGCCTGAAGCTCTGTGGGAAAGCGCCCTCGGGTGCGCCCACTCCCAGAGGTGGCCCCTCGCTGGCTGAGCAGCGGCACTCTCCCCGCAGGACAAGATCCCCATGGCGCAGCGCCGCCGCTTCACGCGTGTGGAGATGGCCCGTGTGCTCATGGAGCGCAACCAGTACAAGGAGCGGCTGATGGAGCTGCAGGAGGCCGTGCGGTGGACCGAGATGATCAGGTGGGCCTCCAGGCTCCTGTGGGCTCCGGAAGACACGCTCCCATCTCCGTCTGTGAGCTGTGGTCGCTCTAGGAGGTCCTGGGGATGGGATTGAGGCTGACCACCCCTTCACCTCCCTCTCTTCCGGGAGAATTTAGGGTGTCGGGTCCTCCCCTGGTGGGAGCCTGCAGGGGACCAGCAGAACTGGGCCTCTGGTGCAGCCCTGGCCTGGCCAGTGGATGTACCTGCTGGGCTAGAGAGAGGCTGGGGTTTGTTGGGGCCAGTGCACCGGGGTCTCTCTAGGAAGTTATGGGTGACTCGCCTGGGAGTCCCTCTTGTCTGATGCTCCAGTCCGTGTGTCCATGGGGAGGGTCCCAAGCAAGGGAGGCAAGAGGGGCCTGGTGAGAGGGGGGCTTGGTTGGACTGGGTGGGGCTGAGTCAGGCTGGGCGTGGCTGAGTggggcccctccccctgccctcccctgtaGAGCATCCCGAGAGCATCCGTCTGTCCAGGAGAAGAAGAAGTCCACCATCTGGCAATTGTGAGTTGGGGGCACTGGGAGGGCACTGGCAGTGGCCGCTGGGGAGGTCTCCCCTCAGGCCACCCCTCACCCCCTATGCTTCGGCTGGCAGCTTCAGCCGCCTCTTCAGCTCCTCCTCAAGCCCCCCTCCGGCCAAGCGGTCCTACCCCTCCGTGAACATCCATTACAAGTCACCCACCACGGCCGGCTTCAGTCAGCGCCGCAGCCACGCCATGTGCCAGATCTCCGCCGGCAGCCGGCCCCTGGAGTTCTTCCCAGATGAGTGAGTTTCCCAGGCCTACCCTGCCCTTCCCCGCTGGCCTGCACAGGGGGAGTCCCTGtgtcccagggcccctcccctccaggctcTGAAGCAGGACCGGTTTCCACCTTGCTGCTCTGGCGGCTGTGCTCAGGGGATGGGGTCCGTAGTGGGAAGGACACTGACCAGGCATCAGGGGTCATGACCTCTCCGTGCACACCGTGTGTACCCCTCCAGCCCCAGTGGGAGCATTGGATGTCCCTCAGCAGAGGCTGCGCTCCCCCACAGTCCCTCCGCTTAGTCCCGGAGGCCTGCGCCTTGCTCCTCGGGTGACCCCCAGCAGGCAGCCCGCAGCCATTTCAGGTGCCACCAGGGCTGTGGGTCCCTGCCAGCTGGCCCAGGGCAGCGGCTGGATGTGGCCTCCAAGCCTAGAGCTGGGGAGAGCCACCTGCTGTCAGATGGGCGCCCGGCAGGGACGGTCCAGGTCCAGGAGGGAGAGCTCCGGGGCAGCAGGCGTGCTCCCTTGCAGACACAGTAACCTGCCCTTCCTTCGCCAGCGACTGCACGTCCTCTGCAAGGCGGGAGCAGAAGCGTGAGCAGTACCGCCAGGTGCGCGAGCACGTGCGCAATGACGACGGGCGGCTGCAGGCCTGTGGCTGGAGCCTACCAGCCAAGTACAAGCAGGTGCTGGGTGCAGGGCAGCGTGGGGGGCGCCACAGGCAGGGAGCCCCTGGGGAGCCCCATACACGCCCAGGGCCCCAAGTCCAAAACCTGGAGGACCGGGTAGTGGACTGCGGCCCCACACATGTGAGCCGGCTAGGCCTGGCTCCCACAGCGCCCCTCTGCCTTGTTCCTGCAGCTGAGTCCCAACGGGGGCCAGGAGGACACCCGCATGAAGAATGTGCCCGTCCCCGTGTACTGCCGCCCTCTGGTGGAGAAGGACCCGACCATGAAGGTGAGCCCCGCGGAAGGCGTGAGGCTGGGAGAGGTCCCCCTGCCCCAGAAGCCCGTGAAGCCGGACCTCACGGCCCTGTCCTCCCAGCTGTGGTGTGCCGCGGGCGTCAACCTGAGCGGCTGGAAACTGAGTGAGGATGACCCCGGGAATGGAGTCAAGCCTGTGCCAGGCCGCGACCCTCTGACCTGTGACCGGGAAGTAGAAGGAGAGACCAAGAGCAACCACGCGTCCCCCGAGAAGAAGAAGGTCAGAGTGGCAGACAGGGCCAGGGCCACCTTCTGCTTCTGCCATCCCGATGGCTCTGCTATGACGAGTCTGGGTGGGAGTGACAGAAACGGAGGACAGCTGGGGACAGTGGCGGGAGACTGGGGTGGCCCGGTCCCCTGCCGGTGGGTGGGGCAGCAAGGGGGAGTGGAGGCTCAGGGCAGCCAGGCTGGAGCAGGTCTGTGCCTGCCCAGGAGCCGTGTGAGGGGCTTAGTGCCTGGAGGCTTCACTTTCTGTCCCGGCTCGATGTGGGGGCCAGTGACTTAACCACCGGGAGCTCAGCTTTCCTCTGAGGAAGGGAGGCCATGAGTGCCACGACCTAGGCACAACGTGCAGTTCTGAGTTCTCACCGTCCTGGCGACAAGGGAGGACATTCAGGTCCCTTAAGGCCATGGGTAAGGCTAGATCCTGAGAGATTCCAGGATCGCCCCCACTCGCCCCCCATTGCTGCTACAGTAGTGAGCGCTCAGGCACCAGCCCGTCCCTGTGCTCGGAAACAGGCAAAGGAGCTCCCCGAGGCGGACGCCACCTCCAGCCGCGTGTGGATCCTCACCAGCACCCTGACCACCAGCAAAGTGGTGATCATCGATGCCAACCAGCCGGGCACCGTCGTGGACCAGTTCACCGTGTGCAATGCCCACGTCCTGTGCATCTCCAGCATCCCCGGTGAGTGCTGGGCCCCTGCTGCTGGCCGGGAGTCAATGCGGAGCGTCCAGGGAGGAGCTGTCTGAGCCCTCTGCTCAGTCCTGTTAATGATGCAGGAGGAGACCCCTGTATGACACTCACCCGGTGACAAGGCGATGGGGTGGCATCACAAacagcccctcccttccccctgcaCCCTCACCGGGACTGGAGCTCTGGGTAGGGTCCTGTCATGGGGGCTTCTCAGCGCGGGGTGACGGGGCTGTGACTCTCCCTCCAGCGGCCAGCGATGGCGACTACCCTCCGGGGGAGATCTTCCTGGACAGCGACGTGAACCCTGAGGACTCTAGTGCAGACGGCGTGCTGGCCGGCATCACCCTGGTGGGCTGTGCCACCCGCTGCAACGTGCCACGCAGCAACTGCTCCTCCCGTGGGGACACCCCAGTGCTGGACAAGGGCCAGGGTGAGTCCTGGGCCTGAGCCCGGGCGGCCGTCTTCTCTCACCCAGCCAAGCTCACCCCTCCCTTCCACAGGGGAGGTGGCTGCTGTCGCCAATGGGAAGGTCAACCCATCTCAGTCCACGGAGGAGGCCACGGAGGCCATGGAGGTGCCAGACTCTGGGCCCAGTGAAGCAGAGGCAGCTGCGGTGCGGCCTGGTCCCCTCACAGAGCACGTCTTCACCGACccggcccctgccccaccccccagcacccagcctgACAGGTGGGCTCTCCCAGGATGGGGCAgtaggggaggagggtgggggggagtggcagaggtgggcagggacGGGCTTCCATGGGCTGCCCTGGAGCTGCCATCCTCCCTGCAGTGAGAACGGGCTGGAGACGGACATGAGCAGTGTGCAGCCTGAGCCGGAGCCCAGCGGGGACGCCGCGGGGGCCAGCAGCAGTGCTGCACCCACCATGTGGCTGGGAACCCAGAATGGCTGGTAGGCTGGGCCTTGGGGGCCAGGGTGGAGAGGGTCCCCTGGGTGAGCCCCCACCCACCGTGCCTCCTCCCGCAGGCTCTACGTGCACTCGGCTGTGGCCAACTGGAAGAAGTGTCTGCACTCCATCAAGCTGAAGGACTCCGTGCTGAGCCTGGTGTGCGTGACCCCCGCCGGGGGCCGGGATTGGGAGGGCCGAGGGCAGCCGGCCTGAGCCCGGCTCACCGCCTTCCCATTGCAGGCACGTGAAAGGGCGAGTGCTGGTGGCTCTGGCCGATGGGACCCTGGCCATCTTCCACCGAGGTGAAGGTGAGGCCTGGCACAGTGGGTGGGGGAGCAGCATCTGACGTCCAGGCAGGGCGTGAACCACCCGCATCGTGCGCAGAGGTGGCCTGGCCAGGCCTGAGCAGGGGTCGCGGGCTCTCTACAGACAGCCAGTGGGACCTGAGCAACTATCACCTGATGGACCTGGGCCACCCGCACCACTCCATCCGCTGCATGGCCGTCGTGTATGACCGCGTCTGGTGCGGCTACAAGAACAAGGTGCACGTCATCCAGCCCAAGACGATGCAGATTGAGGCAAGTGCAGGCTGGGGCTTCCACACACCTTCTAATGGACTCTGGTGGGGGCTTTGTGGGGTCAAAGGAAATGCACTTAGGGAAGCGACTGGTTCATCCAAGGTCATGGGCCAACAAAGGGCAGCTGGGCTGTGAATGCCCGTCTTTCTGGAGCCCACCTGCTGCTTCTCCCTGAAACAAGCAGATCGGCATCTGAATGGGCCCCCCGCACTTCCCTCAGGCACTGCTGTGGGGTCGGGCTGGGGTGCTGGGGCTCCTCCTAGGAGCCAGGACCCAAGGGAGCAAAGAGGCCCTAGAAAGGTGCCCATGAGCTGCTTCAGGGACTCTTGGCCATGGCAGCTTCAGGGCCCCCCACCCCGTTGACGGGCTGCCCTGACCCCACAGAAGTCGTTTGACGCCCACCCACGGCGGGAGAGCCAGGTGCGGCAACTGGCGTGGATCGGTGACGGGGTGTGGGTGTCCATCCGCCTGGACTCCACACTGCGTCTGTACCACgcccacacccaccagcacctGCAGGACGTGGATATCGAGCCCTACGTCAGCAAGATGCTGGGTGAGGGGCCACCCCAGCCGGGCATGTGGGGGCAGGAGGgtccccccagcctcccccgctgacccgcctccccccacccccagggacagGCAAGCTGGGCTTCTCCTTTGTGCGCATCACAGCCCTGCTCATCGCAGGCAACCGCCTCTGGGTGGGCACCGGCAACGGAGTTGTCATCTCCATCCCGCTGACTGAGAGTGAGTGACCCATGGACATCTGTAGAGATGGCCTGGCTGCCACTCACAGGCGCACGTCAGGGTCCCAGGGGCGGGCGCGTTCTGCCAGGACACAGGAGGACGCGGGCTGCCCTAGCCGCAGCCCTCCTCAGCCAGTCCCCCCTGTGACcacatctctcctctctcttccatgCTCCGCCCCTCACCTCCCCCAGCTGTGGTCCTGCACCGAGGCCAGCTCCTGGGGCTCCGAGGTAAGTCTGGAGCGCCTGCCTCCTGCTCTCAGAAGGAAACCCCCCACTGTGGACGccctgggggctgaggctggCCTTGCCCCTCGGACTGGCTCTGGCACCAGGCAggccccaccctctgccctcGGCTGCTGGAAAACTGGTCCTCCCAGTCAGCAGGTTCAGCCCCTCCGGGACCCTCTCTCTCCAGCCAACAAGACGTCCCCCACATCTGGGGAGGGGGCCCGCCCAGGAGGCATCATCCACGTGTACGGAGACGACAGCAGTGACAAATCAGCCAGCAGCTTCATCCCTTACTGCTCCATGGCCCAGGCTCAGCTCTGCTTCCACGGGCACCGTGACGCTGTCAAATTCTTTGTCTCCGTGCCAGGTGAGGGGCCGGGCCCCACTCCCCGCAGGGCTGCAGCCGCGGCCTCCCTTCAGGAGCCTGCGTGGGGGGCTCCAGCTGCCCCGCTGAGGTCCCTGTGCCCCAATGACAGGGAACGTGTTGGCTACTCTGAATGGCAGCGTGCTCGACAGCCCCTCCGAGAGCCCCGGGCCCACTGCCTCCGCTGCAGACACCGAGGCCCAGAAGCTGAAGAATGTGCTGGTGCTTAGCGGCGGGGAGGGCTACATCGACTTCCGCATTGGTGAGTGGGTGCCACCGGGGCCCCAGGTGTCCCCGGACAGGGGTGGCCCCTTCACGGCAGCTGTGCTCTCTCCAGGCGACGGAGAAGACGATGAGCCCGAGGAGGGTACAGGGGACGTGAGCCAGGTGAAGCCCCTGCTGTCCAAGGCCGAGCGCAGCCACATCATCGTGTGGCAGGTGTCCTACACCCCCGAGTGAGGCTGCGGCCCGCCGCCACCCCGCCCCGCCTGATGCCACCTGCCACGTGTACATACAGCCCCGCCCACCTGCTCACCGCCCACCCAGGGGGCAGCCTGCCCGCAGGCAGCCAGGCGCCCGTCCACCCCACTTCTAGCCTCTCAACCTGCAGCTTTCACCTTCGGTCCGGGCCTCCCCATAAGCTGGCAGAGAGCATAGGGTCTGGTTGGGAGCGGGGAGTGGGGTGGCGTCCTGACCAGGGAGGAGCAGAGCCTCTCGGGACACCCTCTCCCCAGCAGCTCCTGGCTGGCACCCAGCCCAAAGCCCTCCAGGCCCGAGGGCACTTCAGGGCCAGAGCGAGGCAGAACCCCAGGGTGGGTcgggccagggaagcccctacaggtGGCTCCGAGCTCCACCGTGGGCTCCCCACTCGTCACTCATTCCCAGCATCTCTCCAGGGAGTCGAGCAGGGACTTCACCCCGCTGAGTCTTCCCACCCTGAGTCCACTTGCCTTTGGCTGCTGCCCACGGGAGTGGGGGGTCCAACCCTCAGGGAGCTGGCCCAGTTGCTAGCCTTCCctgggctccccctcccccatccctgccgcCCTGGGAACTGGCATGAAAGCACGTAACCAGGCTCCCTGGGGCAGCTGCCtgagaagacagacacacaccCTCATCCCGCTCAAGCCCCGTGATCGTCCTGTGTGGCGGGCTCTCACCAGCCCTCACTGACCTGTGTCCTCCCCGACCCTGCTAGCTCTCTCTGGGCGAACACCCACCTTGTAGGAGCAGGCCCCTTCAGTCCCACCCCTCCCGGAAGCCCCTAGGGTGGAATTTCTCAGGCTGCCAGGGCAGGCCCAAGCCTCAGGAAGAAGGGGAGGCCCCTGGCCTCTCCCGGGGTCAGTCCTTGGATGTAGGCTCAGCCTCAGGGTGATGGGGAAAGGTGTGCTCCAGGGCCTGCCTCCTGTGCAGTCTCCAAGGAGCCCAGCTCCCAAGACACGCGACTAAGTGCCTAGGGGTAAGCGGTGTGGCCTGCTCCCTTGAGGGCATCTGATGATAGGCCACCGAGCAGAGGCCCAAGGGCTAAAGACAGGAGCCGCCTCCAGCCGGCTCTAGGCGATGGCGCCTGCCTGCTTTGAGGGGCACCGCCCTGGACTGCCAACTCCCCCACCTGCCCAGGCCTTATTCCTGTTCCTCGAGGCACCGATCAgggcagccccaggccctgctgcccacccacctcccaccagAGAAGCACAGATCTTGGGCAGCCATCCCACGAGCCCAGCTGGCCACCACTGCAACCACCTGCAGCTGCAGGCTTCTCCCCACTGCCCTGCCACTCTCCACTGTGATGTACGTCAAGTCCCTTGTCTGTCCTCACAGGGCCTGAAGTGACTCGGGGGTTAGCTGGGTGGGTGCAACTGGGTGACACAATTCTCCTCAGGCTTTGGCCCTGCAAGTGAACCTACATATCTGCTCTGTAAGTAATAAATGTCTTAACATCATGCTTCTGTGTCCCTGGGCCCAAACCAACTCGAGCACAAAAGTTTTCctcaatttattataaaaagaagtaCTGGGACAAGCCAAGTACTAGGGTGGCACCCTGCCGCATTCCAGACGTGCTGTAAACGGGCACAGGCCGGGCTGGGCCTACTGAGAACCTCAGCCAGGACAGGAAGGCCTGTAGCAACCAGAGCTCCGCAGGCGTGCACCACCTGCCCTCCTGTGCGCCCTGCCACAGGAAGGGTATTCTGAGCTCCTAGGGGTGGGTTCCACATGCGTGCACACCTCTGGGGCCTGGAGGAATCACCCACAGCCCACTGCAGACGGGCACATCTGCCCGACCGGCTACTCGTACAGCCAGTGCCCGGCGCTGTCCTCCCAGCACAGGAGCTCCTCCGCGCGGAACCAGAGTGCTATCTCGCGGCGGGCGCCCTCCACCGAGTCGCTGCCGTGAATCACGTTCCTGTGCAGGAGAGGCGCGCGTGAGCGCAGGCCCGGGGCAGACAGAGCTCGGGCAGAGGGCCCCCGCGCAGCCCAGTTCGGGGAGTCGGAACCGGCCTTACTTGCCGACCTCGATGCAGAAATCGCCACGGATGGTGCCAGGCGCAGCGTCGGCCGGGTTCGTGGCCCCGATGAGCGCCCGCGAAGCGCGCACAACGTCCAGACCCTGCCACACCTGCAGACGGGGTCGGGGGTCAGCATGGGGTCAGCGCGCCGCCCTCCCGCCAGCCAGCACTCACCATGGCCACCACCGGCCCGGAGCCCATGTACTTGACCAGGCGCCCGTAGAAAGGGCGCTCACGCAGCTCGGCGTAGTGCTGGCGCAGCAGCTCCTCcgaggcctggggagggaggggaactgGACGCGTGCTCCTGGGACCTCCATCCCCCACGCGCGGGGACCCCGTctccccctgcaccccaccccgcCGCGCCCCCGACGCCCGGGGACCCCGCCGCCACCCCCCCGTCCCGCTCCCCACGCCTGGGGACCCCGGCCCTCACCAGCACCAGCTTCAGCGCCACCAGCTTGAAGCCCTTCCTCTCGAAGCGCCGAACGATCTCGCCCACGAGCCGCCGCTGCACGCCGTCGGGCTTCACGGCCAAGAAGGTGCGCTCGTGCACGCCGGTGTACGCTGTGGGGACCGCCGGGGTCGGGGCGCATCAGACCCGGCCGCACTCCCTacccgccccgcccggcccgcGCCGC
This region of Physeter macrocephalus isolate SW-GA chromosome 14, ASM283717v5, whole genome shotgun sequence genomic DNA includes:
- the MAPK8IP3 gene encoding C-Jun-amino-terminal kinase-interacting protein 3 isoform X2, with product MMEIQMDEGGGVVVYQDDYCSGSVMSERVSGLAGSIYREFERLIHCYDEEVVKELMPLVVNVLENLDSVLSENQEHEVELELLREDNEQLLTQYEREKALRKQAEEKFIEFEDALEQEKKELQTQVEHYDFQTRQLELKAKNYADQISRLEERESEMKKEYNALHQRHTEMIQTYVEHIERSKMQQVGGNSQTESTLPGRRKERPTSLSVFPLTDGMVRAQMGGKLMPAGDHWHLSDLGQLQLSSSYQCPQDEMSESGQSSAAATPSTTGTKSNTPTSSVPSAVVTPLSEGLQPLGDYSGSSKNNKRAREKRNSRNMEVQVTQEMRNVSIGMGSSDEWSDVQDIIDSTPELDMGREPRLDRTGSSPTQGIVNKAFGINTDSLYHELSTAGSEVIGDVDEGADLLGEFSGMGKEVGNLLLENSQLLETKNALNVVKNDLIAKVDQLSGEQEVLKGDLEAARQAKLRLENRIKDLEEELRRVKSEAIIAHREPKEEVEDVSSYLCTELDKIPMAQRRRFTRVEMARVLMERNQYKERLMELQEAVRWTEMIRASREHPSVQEKKKSTIWQFFSRLFSSSSSPPPAKRSYPSVNIHYKSPTTAGFSQRRSHAMCQISAGSRPLEFFPDDDCTSSARREQKREQYRQVREHVRNDDGRLQACGWSLPAKYKQLSPNGGQEDTRMKNVPVPVYCRPLVEKDPTMKLWCAAGVNLSGWKLSEDDPGNGVKPVPGRDPLTCDREVEGETKSNHASPEKKKAKELPEADATSSRVWILTSTLTTSKVVIIDANQPGTVVDQFTVCNAHVLCISSIPAASDGDYPPGEIFLDSDVNPEDSSADGVLAGITLVGCATRCNVPRSNCSSRGDTPVLDKGQGEVAAVANGKVNPSQSTEEATEAMEVPDSGPSEAEAAAVRPGPLTEHVFTDPAPAPPPSTQPDSENGLETDMSSVQPEPEPSGDAAGASSSAAPTMWLGTQNGWLYVHSAVANWKKCLHSIKLKDSVLSLVHVKGRVLVALADGTLAIFHRGEDSQWDLSNYHLMDLGHPHHSIRCMAVVYDRVWCGYKNKVHVIQPKTMQIEKSFDAHPRRESQVRQLAWIGDGVWVSIRLDSTLRLYHAHTHQHLQDVDIEPYVSKMLGTGKLGFSFVRITALLIAGNRLWVGTGNGVVISIPLTETVVLHRGQLLGLRANKTSPTSGEGARPGGIIHVYGDDSSDKSASSFIPYCSMAQAQLCFHGHRDAVKFFVSVPGNVLATLNGSVLDSPSESPGPTASAADTEAQKLKNVLVLSGGEGYIDFRIGDGEDDEPEEGTGDVSQVKPLLSKAERSHIIVWQVSYTPE
- the MAPK8IP3 gene encoding C-Jun-amino-terminal kinase-interacting protein 3 isoform X1, which translates into the protein MMEIQMDEGGGVVVYQDDYCSGSVMSERVSGLAGSIYREFERLIHCYDEEVVKELMPLVVNVLENLDSVLSENQEHEVELELLREDNEQLLTQYEREKALRKQAEEKFIEFEDALEQEKKELQTQVEHYDFQTRQLELKAKNYADQISRLEERESEMKKEYNALHQRHTEMIQTYVEHIERSKMQQVGGNSQTESTLPGRRKERPTSLSVFPLTDGMVRAQMGGKLMPAGDHWHLSDLGQLQLSSSYQCPQDEMSESGQSSAAATPSTTGTKSNTPTSSVPSAVVTPLSEGLQPLGDYSGSSKNNKRAREKRNSRNMEVQVTQEMRNVSIGMGSSDEWSDVQDIIDSTPELDMGREPRLDRTGSSPTQGIVNKAFGINTDSLYHELSTAGSEVIGDVDEGADLLGEFSVRDDFFGMGKEVGNLLLENSQLLETKNALNVVKNDLIAKVDQLSGEQEVLKGDLEAARQAKLRLENRIKDLEEELRRVKSEAIIAHREPKEEVEDVSSYLCTELDKIPMAQRRRFTRVEMARVLMERNQYKERLMELQEAVRWTEMIRASREHPSVQEKKKSTIWQFFSRLFSSSSSPPPAKRSYPSVNIHYKSPTTAGFSQRRSHAMCQISAGSRPLEFFPDDDCTSSARREQKREQYRQVREHVRNDDGRLQACGWSLPAKYKQLSPNGGQEDTRMKNVPVPVYCRPLVEKDPTMKLWCAAGVNLSGWKLSEDDPGNGVKPVPGRDPLTCDREVEGETKSNHASPEKKKAKELPEADATSSRVWILTSTLTTSKVVIIDANQPGTVVDQFTVCNAHVLCISSIPAASDGDYPPGEIFLDSDVNPEDSSADGVLAGITLVGCATRCNVPRSNCSSRGDTPVLDKGQGEVAAVANGKVNPSQSTEEATEAMEVPDSGPSEAEAAAVRPGPLTEHVFTDPAPAPPPSTQPDSENGLETDMSSVQPEPEPSGDAAGASSSAAPTMWLGTQNGWLYVHSAVANWKKCLHSIKLKDSVLSLVHVKGRVLVALADGTLAIFHRGEDSQWDLSNYHLMDLGHPHHSIRCMAVVYDRVWCGYKNKVHVIQPKTMQIEKSFDAHPRRESQVRQLAWIGDGVWVSIRLDSTLRLYHAHTHQHLQDVDIEPYVSKMLGTGKLGFSFVRITALLIAGNRLWVGTGNGVVISIPLTETVVLHRGQLLGLRANKTSPTSGEGARPGGIIHVYGDDSSDKSASSFIPYCSMAQAQLCFHGHRDAVKFFVSVPGNVLATLNGSVLDSPSESPGPTASAADTEAQKLKNVLVLSGGEGYIDFRIGDGEDDEPEEGTGDVSQVKPLLSKAERSHIIVWQVSYTPE
- the MAPK8IP3 gene encoding C-Jun-amino-terminal kinase-interacting protein 3 isoform X7, yielding MMEIQMDEGGGVVVYQDDYCSGSVMSERVSGLAGSIYREFERLIHCYDEEVVKELMPLVVNVLENLDSVLSENQEHEVELELLREDNEQLLTQYEREKALRKQAEEKFIEFEDALEQEKKELQTQVEHYDFQTRQLELKAKNYADQISRLEERESEMKKEYNALHQRHTEMIQTYVEHIERSKMQQVGGNSQTESTLPGRRKERPTSLSVFPLTDGMVRAQMGGKLMPAGDHWHLSDLGQLQLSSSYQCPQDEMSESGQSSAAATPSTTGTKSNTPTSSVPSAVVTPLSEGLQPLGDYSGSSKNNKRAREKRNSRNMEVQVTQEMRNVSIGMGSSDEWSDVQDIIDSTPELDMGREPRLDRTGSSPTQGIVNKAFGINTDSLYHELSTAGSEVIGDVDEGADLLGEFSVRDDFFGMGKEVGNLLLENSQLLETKNALNVVKNDLIAKVDQLSGEQEVLKGDLEAARQAKLRLENRIKDLEEELRRVKSEAIIAHREPKEEVEDVSSYLCTELDKIPMAQRRRFTRVEMARVLMERNQYKERLMELQEAVRWTEMIRASREHPSVQEKKKSTIWQFFSRLFSSSSSPPPAKRSYPSVNIHYKSPTTAGFSQRRSHAMCQISAGSRPLEFFPDDDCTSSARREQKREQYRQVREHVRNDDGRLQACGWSLPAKYKQLSPNGGQEDTRMKNVPVPVYCRPLVEKDPTMKLWCAAGVNLSGWKLSEDDPGNGVKPVPGRDPLTCDREVEGETKSNHASPEKKKAKELPEADATSSRVWILTSTLTTSKVVIIDANQPGTVVDQFTVCNAHVLCISSIPAASDGDYPPGEIFLDSDVNPEDSSADGVLAGITLVGCATRCNVPRSNCSSRGDTPVLDKGQGEVAAVANGKVNPSQSTEEATEAMEVPDSGPSEAEAAAVRPGPLTEHVFTDPAPAPPPSTQPDSENGLETDMSSVQPEPEPSGDAAGASSSAAPTMWLGTQNGWLYVHSAVANWKKCLHSIKLKDSVLSLVHVKGRVLVALADGTLAIFHRGEDSQWDLSNYHLMDLGHPHHSIRCMAVVYDRVWCGYKNKVHVIQPKTMQIEKSFDAHPRRESQVRQLAWIGDGVWVSIRLDSTLRLYHAHTHQHLQDVDIEPYVSKMLAVVLHRGQLLGLRANKTSPTSGEGARPGGIIHVYGDDSSDKSASSFIPYCSMAQAQLCFHGHRDAVKFFVSVPGNVLATLNGSVLDSPSESPGPTASAADTEAQKLKNVLVLSGGEGYIDFRIGDGEDDEPEEGTGDVSQVKPLLSKAERSHIIVWQVSYTPE